In Vespa velutina chromosome 1, iVesVel2.1, whole genome shotgun sequence, the genomic stretch taacgttatatagaagtatgtgtatgtatatacttctCTAAATTTTCTTGAATTAGAATgactttttcttaaaataaaatcttagaTAAAAATTAGGATTTACAGATAATTCTTGATAATGTcctgtagatatataaattagttCTCAATAATAGTAGCTACAATAAAGGATGaacatttgaattttaaaattcatttttttttttcttttacatgaAGTCTAAGTTAAACAAatgtaatacaataataataataataaaagtactttattttatttataatgagtaatataatattaaacataagAGAACACTTATAGATTTATGCGAGATTAACGTCTTAATTCTTGAATATCTTGTCTTTTGTGAGTTCCATCACAAAAGGGTCTATTCAATGTCTGTTTACAATTACATAGCCAATAATCTTTGGTCTCTGTGACAGTAAATCGAATAGGccgtaatttaatttttaaaaatatgttctTATGAGTACCATCACAAAAAGGTTGTCCTTTACTTTGTCCACATGTACACCAATGATAGATTTTTCCAGCTTCACAACGTATCTTGAAAGGTTTCTTATCATATATTACTCCAGTTTCACTTTGTTGATTAGCactgtatatttcttttaatggaTTTACAGGTATCGAAGAATGTTGTGATTTTGTGCTATACAATGTTGtctttaaagtaaaaaatacattatttattatttgacatAGTAATgtacttattaaaaaatatacatttttatattatgtaaatgactataatagaaataaagtatgatatcagaaaattttatttgattaggTTAAGTTTTGatcacttttaattttttgtcatCTAATGAGAATTCGTTTAAAAGGTTCTTATCGGTTCATCATATAtgactattatttttaacttacCTTTTGATATTTTGAAACATTTGTGCGAATAAATCGCATAAATTTGCTAGCTACAACTGTATTCATTGCGTACACACTACTCGGAAGCATGAATCTTAGATGATTTAGATCAATGAAAGTTTAATCACATGATATTGAGTTTTGATGTATCTGCAGtaaaaattcaatgatttGAATCAATTATCGACAGAACATCAACGACAACTTACTGATGGTTAATTTTTACCCATAATTTGTATCATTTACCAAAGGATACTCTTTACCGATAAAATGGATATCTTCATGTATCTATAAATGATTTCGTTTAatgaaaatcgaataaaataatataacatgaaatttaatttcgaaatatttttcatattaaatataacggCAACAACTTAAAAtgcataataaattaatataatatattaaaaggtttgacatttttcaagtatcattatattattttaatcttgcaatgaaaataataataaaagatgaatatttcaaacggtataaatttatttattgatttttcatcgtttcttataaatacttatttaattaataatataagtatgcatagatttatcgattaaacgaTCCTTGTTCATTATACGTTTTGTAATTAATGCAATTCGTATTGTTTCGGTTTTACGTTACGTCCGATTACAATCTACTTTTACTTTACATTCAATCTGAAAGTTATAATCACAGAATCGCTTCAACAAGCTGGAAAGCAtagaattatcttttttttttcctcctttggAATTCTAATTGATAACATCAATTTAATGTGATATTCTTAGCAACAGAACAGacaaatatatgtttaaaacATCAATTAAATGAATGTTCAAGGAATTATTCAGTTAGGACAATCATTGATTGTCATTCTCAAAACTTCAAACATTTTACTCTTTGTGTTGCCTTgacctttttttaattctttttttagattgAAACAAAGAGTCGTAGATAAGATCGACATGTTCAGTTATCGTATCTCTACGATTTAGATTAGATTAATCTATTGACGTTTCTCGATCGTTACCGATCGCCGCTTAACGAGTTTTTAGAAGTGGGGAGATGTTAGTACATAcgaacatatgtacatataaaagaaaagaaaaaaaaaaagaaaaaaaaaaatatatatatttcgcaaTAAGAAGCATCACAACGATATATCATCGTATTATATAGCATATGCTAGATACCGTAATTTCATGTTTCGTGTTCTTGCATAATTTGGCACTTCCTCttatttcattcatctttAGCGTTGGGAAAGgaattaatcgaaaagatataaaatagaagGATTAAAAGTccatataaaatcgataaaaattattttaagttgagaaagaaaaaaaagaggggtgaagaaagagagagagagagagagagagagagagagagagagagagggttggtTCTAGGCCGAATTTATGAGAAGCTTTGCTAATAGCTTTACACGAGCATGGTAGCGAGTTGTCTAATCGTTTCGCAATGTCGCCGTACTTCggttgaatatttaaaaaaaaagtgaagggAGTGTTATTTCCCATAGGAGGTGAAAAATTCTACATGCATATGAGAATATTAAATGCCGATTTTCATCTTAATTTTCTTACGTACTTTTGGAAAACGTAACttttgcgttttttttttacatacttcGAAGAATCAAACAACGATCCCGCAAActaattttctctatcttatatcacttttttaattaagatataaaaagaggaaaaaataaaagagaaaaaacaaaaacaaaagatgaaTTTCAGACTAAAAGATAAACTTTTCAAAGACAAAACGGAATGTAGAATTTCAACGATATTTCGTCTAACGTTTATAATCTTCATAAACACATGATGTAATTTAATTAGCATTCCGTGTGAAATGGAAATAACGCAGTTTAGATTAGCTGTCGTCGAGGGGCTTGGTTACTTTTCAACGTTTTCCTTTTGACTcactaattataa encodes the following:
- the LOC124946797 gene encoding CDGSH iron-sulfur domain-containing protein 3, mitochondrial translates to MLPSSVYAMNTVVASKFMRFIRTNVSKYQKTTLYSTKSQHSSIPVNPLKEIYSANQQSETGVIYDKKPFKIRCEAGKIYHWCTCGQSKGQPFCDGTHKNIFLKIKLRPIRFTVTETKDYWLCNCKQTLNRPFCDGTHKRQDIQELRR